In Solanum stenotomum isolate F172 chromosome 6, ASM1918654v1, whole genome shotgun sequence, one DNA window encodes the following:
- the LOC125867716 gene encoding LIM domain-containing protein WLIM2b-like yields MAFTGTLDKCKACDKTVYFVDLLSADGATFHKSCFKCSHCKGTLVMSNYSSMDGVLYCKPHFEQLFKESGNFSKNFQTSSKSEKESSLAKAPSKVSAMFSGTQDKCAACSKTVYPLEKVILEGEAFHKSCFKCAHGGCALTHATYAALDGVLYCKHHFAQLFMEKGSYQHVLKATTNKKSAVTPVDDDDNNNNNDDDKPAKDDNKADEKEPNDDKEQS; encoded by the exons atggCATTCACAGGGACATTGGATAAATGCAAAGCTTGTGATAAGACAGTTTACTTTGTTGATTTGTTATCTGCTGATGGAGCTACTTTTCATAAGTCATGCTTCAAATGTAGCCATTGCAAAGGCACTCTTGtg ATGAGCAACTACTCCTCTATGGATGGAGTCCTCTATTGCAAGCCACATTTCGAACAACTTTTTAAGGAATCTGGAAATTTTAGCAAAAACTTTCAGACTTCTT CCAAATCTGAGAAGGAAAGTTCTCTG GCAAAGGCTCCAAGCAAAGTCTCTGCAATGTTCTCTGGAACCCAAGACAAATGTGCTGCTTGCAGCAAAACTGTTTACCCTCTTGAAAAG GTAATATTGGAGGGAGAAGCATTTCACAAATCATGCTTCAAGTGTGCTCATGGAGGTTGTGCCTTAACTCATGCAACATATGCTGCACTTGATGGAGTCCTTTATTGCAAGCACCATTTTGCTCAACTTTTCATGGAGAAAGGAAGTTACCAACATGTCCTCAAGGCTACTACTAACAAGAAGAGTGCTGTAACACctgttgatgatgatgataataataataataacgaCGACGACAAGCCTGCTAAGGATGATAACAAGGCAGATGAGAAGGAACCTAATGATGATAAGGAGCAATCTTGA